From the Saccharomycodes ludwigii strain NBRC 1722 chromosome I, whole genome shotgun sequence genome, one window contains:
- a CDS encoding uncharacterized protein (similar to Saccharomyces cerevisiae YAR050W | FLO1 | FLOcculation (paralog of YHR211W | FLO5)), with the protein MRLLYNNRQGLGGIEFGYIGTDGVYTDDFSGVIYNLESAAETCDAPGGATTTYTPWTGKSTSTIGTSIYTFEGSDGIPTTSTIFTVETPEYDAVITTYTPWTGTYTSTIGTSVTTSIGSDSNPTTSTIYTVETPEDKGTTITYTPWTGTYTSTIGTSVTTSVGSDGITTTSTIYTFETPEVEGTTTTYTPWTGTYTSTIGTSVTTSVGSDGIPTTSTIYTVETPEVEGTTTTYTPWTGTYTSTIGTSVTTSVGSDGITTTSTIYTVETPEVEGTTTTYTPWTGTYTSTIGTSVTTSIGSDGIPTTSTIYTVETPEVEGTTTTYTPWTGTYTSTIGTSVTTSVGSDGITTTSTIYTVETPEVEGTTTTYTPWTGTYTSTIGTSVTTSVGSDGITTTSTIYTVETPEVEGTTTTYTPWTGTYTSTIGTSVTTSVGSDGIPTTSTIYTVETPEVEGTTTTYTPWTGTYTSTIGTSVTTSVGSDGITTTSTIYTVETPEVEGTTTTYTPWTGTYTSTIGTSVTTSVGSDGIPTTSTIYTVETPEDKRTTTTYTPWTGTYTSTIGTSVTTSVGSDGITTTSTIYTVETPEVEGTTTTYTPWTGTYTSTIGTSVTTSVGSDGIPTTSTIYTVETPEDKGTTITYTPWTGTYTSTIGTSVTTSVGSDGIPTTSTIYTVETPENQGVTTSYTPWTGTYTSTIGTSVTTSVGSDGIPTTSTIYTVETPEDKGTTITYTPWTGTYTSTIGTSVTTSVGSDGIPTTSTIYTVETPENQGVTTSYTPWTGTYTSTIGTSVTTSVGSDGIPTTSTIYTVETPENQGVTTSYTPWTGTYTSTIGTSVTTSVGSDGITTTSTIYTVETPENQGVTTSYTPWTGTYTSTIGTSVTTSIGSDGISTTSTIYTVETPENQGVTTSYTPWTGTYTSTIGTSVTTSVGSDGIPTTSTIYTVETPEDKRTTITYTPWTGTYTSTIGTSVTTSVGSDGIPTTSTIYTVETPENQGVTTSYTPWTGTYTSTIGTSVTTSLGSDGIPTTSTIYTVETPENQGVTTSYTPWTGTYTSTIGTSVTTSVGSDGIPTTSTIYTVETPEDKGTTTTYTPWTGTYTSTIGTSVTTSVGSDGIPTTSTIYTVETPENQGVTTSYTPWTGTYTSTIGTSVTTSLGSDGIPTTSTIYTVETPENQGVTTSYTPWTGTYTSTIGTSVTTSVGSDGIPTTSTIYTVETPEVEGTTTTYIQWTGTYTSTIGTSVTTSIGSDGIPTTSTIYTVETPEDKGTTITYTPWTGTYTSTIGTSVTTSVGSDGIPTTSTIYTVETPENQGVTTSYTPWTGTYTSTIGTSVTTSVGSDGIPTTSTIYTVETPEDKGTTITYTPWTGTYTSTIGTSVTTSVGSDGIPTTSTIYTVETPEAEGVTTSYTPWTGTYTSTIGTSVTTSLGSDGIPTTSTIYTVETPENQGVTTSYTPWTGTFTSTIGTSVTTSVGSDGIPTTSTIYTVETPEDKGTTTTYTPWTGTYTSTIGTSVTTSVGSDGIPTTSTIYTVETPETNGVTTTYTPWTGTYTSTIGTTVFTTTGTDGKPTTSTTYTVETPEFNGVSTTYTFWTGSFTSTYLTTIFTTTGSNGLSTTSTIIYVETPGFGYFNNTSSESSPLTTIPGTTSTSETVSPVNPTTETSGLPSSVTRTTVIVTSGRTITSTIVTCDATTTTVPNNSNNNNGGSNNSGSEVYSVSSETSNTPVTVTKTSVFTTSGSTITATITSTIVPNNNNNNGGSGSSETANTPVTVTKTSVFTTSGSTITATITSTIVPNNNNNNGGSGSSEAANTPVTVTKTSVFTTSGSTITATITSTIVPNNNNNNNNGGSGSSETANTPVTVTKTSVYTTSGSTITSVITSTIVPNNNNENGSGSPGNASEYVETISSGSVYTTVTKSANGNSGNSNNVVTKTTSGGKVITTTVQSETVSSTAAIEVQSIQSQPASSGLISIYQASAVSNRISTFKMFFTLFVLFFNLF; encoded by the coding sequence ATGAGACTTTTATACAACAATCGTCAAGGTCTAGGTGGTATTGAATTTGGATATATTGGTACTGATGGCGTTTACACTGATGATTTCTCAGGGGTTATTTACAATTTAGAAAGTGCTGCAGAAACTTGTGATGCGCCAGGTGGTGCCACaaccacttacacaccatggactggtaaATCTACCTCTACCATTGGAACTagtatatatacatttgaGGGAAgtgatggtattccaaccacTTCAACTATTTTtacagttgaaactccagaatACGATGCTGTTATTACCAcatacacaccatggactggtacatatacatctactattggcACCAGTGTTACAACTAGTATTGGCTCAGATAGTAatccaactacctctactatctacacagtcgaaactccagaagaTAAAGGTACTACTAtcacttacacaccatggactggtacatacacatctactattggtactagtgttaccaccagtgttggttctgatggtatcacaactacctctactatctacacattcgaaactccagaagttgaaggtactactaccacttacacaccatggactggtacatacacatctactattggtaccagtgttaccaccagtgttggatcagatggtattccaacaacctctactatctatacagttgaaactccagaagttgaaggtactactaccacttacacaccatggactggtacatacacatctactattggtaccagtgttaccaccagtgttggttctgatggtatcacaactacctctactatctatacagttgaaactccagaagttgaaggtactactaccacttacaccccatggactggtacatatacatctactattggcACCAGTGTTACAACTAGTATTGgctcagatggtattccaactacctctactatctacacagtcgaaactccagaagttgaaggtactactaccacttacacaccatggactggtacatacacatctactattggtactagtgttaccaccagtgttggttctgatggtatcacaactacctctactatctacacagtcgaaactccagaagttgaaggtactactaccacttacacaccatggactggtacatacacatctactattggtactagtgttaccaccagcgttggttctgatggtatcacaactacctctactatctacacagttgaaactccagaagttgaaggtactactaccacttacacaccatggactggtacatacacatctactattggtaccagtgttaccaccagtgttggatcagatggtattccaacaacctctactatctatacagttgaaactccagaagttgaaggtactactaccacttacacaccatggactggtacatacacatctactattggtaccagtgttaccaccagtgttggttctgatggtatcacaactacctctactatctacacagtcgaaactccagaagttgaaggtactactaccacttacacaccatggactggtacatacacatctactattggtaccagtgttaccaccagtgttggatcagatggtattccaactacctctactatctatacagttgaaactccagaagaTAAAcgtactactaccacttacacaccatggactggtacatacacatctactattggtactagtgttaccaccagtgttggttctgatggtatcacaactacctctactatctacacagttgaaactccagaagttgaaggtactactaccacttacacaccatggactggtacatacacatctactattggtaccagtgttaccaccagtgttggatcagatggtattccaactacctctactatctacacagtcgaaactccagaagaTAAAGGTACTACTAtcacttacacaccatggactggtacatacacatctactattggtaccagtgttacAACTAGTGTTGGTTccgatggtattccaaccacctctactatctacacagtcGAAACTCCAGAAAACCAAGGTGTAACTACTAGCTACActccatggactggtacatacacttccactattggtactagtgttaccaccagcgTTGGTTccgatggtattccaactacctctactatctacacagtcgaaactccagaagaTAAAGGTACTACTAtcacttacacaccatggactggtacatacacatctactattggtaccagtgttacAACTAGTGTTGGTTccgatggtattccaaccacCTCaactatctacacagtcGAAACTCCAGAGAACCAAGGTGTTACTACTAGCTACActccatggactggtacatacacttccactattggtactagtgtaaccaccagtgttggttccgatggtattccaaccacctctactatctacacagtcGAAACTCCAGAAAACCAAGGTGTTACTACTAGCTACActccatggactggtacatacacttccactattggtaccagtgttaccaccagtgttggtTCCGATGGTATCACaactacctctactatctaTACAGTCGAAACTCCAGAAAACCAAGGTGTAACTACTAGCTACActccatggactggtacatatacatctactattggcACCAGTGTTACAACTAGTATTGGCTCAGATGGTATTTCAACCACCTCaactatctacacagtcGAAACTCCAGAGAACCAAGGTGTTACTACTAGCTACActccatggactggtacatacacttccactattggtaccagtgttacAACTAGTGTTGGTTccgatggtattccaaccacctccactatctacacagtcgaaactccagaagaTAAACGTACTACTAtcacttacacaccatggactggtacatacacatctactattggtaccagtgttacAACTAGTGTTGGTTccgatggtattccaaccacctctactatctacacagtcGAAACTCCAGAAAACCAAGGTGTAACTACTAGCTACActccatggactggtacatacacttccactattggtactagtgtaacCACCAGCCTTGGTTccgatggtattccaaccacctctactatctacacagtcGAAACTCCAGAGAACCAAGGTGTTACTACTAGCTACActccatggactggtacatacacttccactattggtactagtgtaaccaccagtgttggttccgatggtattccaactacctctactatctatacagttgaaactccagaagataaaggtactactaccacttatacaccatggactggtacatacacatctactattggtaccagtgttacAACTAGTGTTGGTTccgatggtattccaaccacctctactatctacacagtcGAAACTCCAGAAAACCAAGGTGTAACTACTAGCTACActccatggactggtacatacacttccactattggtactagtgtaacCACCAGCCTTGGTTccgatggtattccaaccacctctactatctacacagtcGAAACTCCAGAGAACCAAGGTGTTACTACTAGCTACActccatggactggtacatacacttccactattggtactagtgtaaccaccagtgttggttccgatggtattccaaccacCTCCACTATCTATACAGTcgaaactccagaagttgaaggtactactaccacttacatacaatggactggtacatatacatctactattggcACCAGTGTTACAACTAGTATTGgctcagatggtattccaactacctctactatctacacagtcgaaactccagaagaTAAAGGTACTACTAtcacttacacaccatggactggtacatacacatctactattggtaccagtgttacAACTAGTGTTGGTTccgatggtattccaaccacctctactatctaTACAGTCGAAACTCCAGAAAACCAAGGTGTAACTACTAGCTACActccatggactggtacatacacttccactattggtactagtgttaccaccagcgTTGGTTccgatggtattccaactacctctactatctacacagtcgaaactccagaagaTAAAGGTACTACTAtcacttacacaccatggactggtacatacacatctactattggtaccagtgttacAACTAGTGTTGGTTccgatggtattccaaccacCTCaactatctacacagtcgaaactccagaagccgaaggtgttactactagctacacaccatggactggtacatacacttccactattggtactagtgttaccaccagccTTGGTTccgatggtattccaaccacctctactatctacacagtcGAAACTCCAGAAAACCAAGGTGTTACTACTAGCTACActccatggactggtacatttacttccactattggtactagtgtaaccaccagtgttggttccgatggtattccaactacctctactatctatacagttgaaactccagaagataaaggtactactaccacttatacaccatggactggtacatacacatctactattggtaccagtgttacAACTAGTGTTGGTTccgatggtattccaaccacCTCaactatctacacagttgagactccagaaacCAACGGTGTTACAACTAcgtacacaccatggactggtacatacacatctactattggtactacCGTATTTACTACcactggtactgatggcaaaccaaccacctctaccacttacacagttgagactccagaatTTAATGGTGTTAGTACCACTTATACTTTTTGGACTGGTTCATTTACCTCAACTTATTTAACTACTATATTTACTACCACTGGCTCTAATGGATTGTCTACCACTTCCACTATCATTTACGTTGAAACACCAGGATTTGGTTATTTCAACAATACCAGCTCTGAATCATCTCCATTGACTACTATTCCAGGTACTACCTCTACTTCTGAAACTGTTTCTCCAGTTAATCCAACTACTGAGACATCTGGATTGCCTTCTAGTGTTACAAGAACTACTGTGATTGTTACATCTGGCAGAACTATAACCTCGACTATTGTCACATGCGATGCTACTACCACCACTGTTCCAAACaatagcaacaacaataatggtgGTTCTAACAATTCCGGTTCCGAAGTTTATTCTGTTAGTTCTGAGACTTCCAATACACcagttactgttactaAGACTAGTGTATTCACTACATCTGGAAGTACCATTACTGCTACTATCACCTCtactattgttccaaataacaacaacaacaatggtGGATCTGGTAGTTCTGAAACCGCTAATACACcagttactgttactaAGACTAGTGTGTTTACCACATCTGGTAGCACAATTACTGCTACTATCACCTCtactattgttccaaacaacaataataacaatggtgGATCTGGTAGTTCTGAGGCTGCTAATACACcagttactgttactaAGACTAGTGTGTTTACCACATCTGGTAGCACAATTACTGCTACTATCACCTCtactattgttccaaacaacaacaacaacaacaacaacggtGGATCTGGTAGTTCCGAAACTGCTAATACACcagttactgttactaAGACTAGCGTGTACACTACATCAGGTAGTACCATCACATCTGTTAttacatctactattgttccaaacaataataatgaaaacgGATCAGGTTCTCCAGGCAATGCTAGTGAGTATGTTGAGACTATTTCTTCTGGTTCTGTTTACACCACTGTTACCAAGAGTGCCAATGGTAACTCTGGTAATTCCAACAATGTTGTTACCAAGACTACATCTGGTGGCAAAGTTATTACCACCACTGTTCAATCAGAAACTGTTTCTAGCACAGCTGCTATTGAGGTTCAAAGTATTCAATCTCAACCAGCATCTAGTGGATTAATTTCTATTTACCAAGCTAGTGCTGTTTCAAACAGAATATCCACTTTCAAGATGTTCtttactttatttgttttgtttttcaatttattttaa
- a CDS encoding uncharacterized protein (similar to Saccharomyces cerevisiae YCL019W | retrotransposon genes): MSHPYNSNNNNNSDQVSSEHGTHTGGNSVMLSKDDVLDKFNNLILSFDNKGMDKSNFVPGMKMFIFRMKRDGLGCLLENDAESVLGPETLKMAGEFFLYFKKFFPEGFDSSDGLQILIDIDSGNHDKTNVSEIKDITREWSNLYYDGSVSAATYINNVRNLIAKTKKHHCEMNEYEMKRRIIASMKKGYHKVKDIILLLNRGKLDVDFEDIYEVISNFYDEEEKEITMACRFDKDPFARQVYRNKENYDNKNGTYNKGSNEGSVKNVNSNKPAVCYNCQQEGHIRPDCPELKEKEKEKENEEKVKEVKLVNERENTAPSSTLRLRLVKKVLKTDQYEIKDVMYDTGAETTIVPNEWLHDPKQNFEHFCEDFNGNKINVPYVGVLILKSRGKEFKLEALGTVDTKQMVIGRSSLKNAGLVVNELDNCIYDINTKDVVGQVVEKDDSIYIPGLYIVYPEKLNVLNVSNKKLIDLYHIHVLCGHINVKDLQRSIKIGSIVGVKYDDINWTGIDDFKCDSCMKGKSTYKKHYIGSRASHQDHYDAGEYFHSDLFGPVPDINPRYPNSFITFIDEKSKFRFVYPLRSKSAEAIMNVLQEFIPYVEKNLGKTVKVIHSDQGNEYRNEDVRSYLQEFGIRQIFTTKGDSKANGVAERLNYTLLNDARTLMLNDNIPRSLWFFAVSYSCHVRNGIIAASNAHGLSPRQLLGVDKLDIAKLLPFGTHVILHSKEDDKLSARGIDGYILSPSTSSYGYKVWAKSLRRVIDSSSFKIAYDSFTDYQSRETAIDGFIEDLANNDESLENNEVIPELESENDDQIEEELSEKEYVPIINERDNNDEVTANETINPIPTVNDSVEKIDDSQCDENSEPEIIIDVGNNTENEENVNSDNKFGTDVVSGTEEESSTDSESEFSVEDVNDSEYQEDTNPDNETSVDDAKDPEYENSDSNSEGIVLSDKWSATKRDREDDSDISDDQMGHDTDEESAKVNINTWEINDDGKIRKMTEEEVIKYISDHPNKFNKRKRVMLRQVVAIRAVKSVKVTPDVKHSTGDTLYLHEIYGLTNKEIKNKYISAYRKELKNLEDSGTYDKNATITVDAVDKKQIVPLLILFNVKRSGEYKCRIVARGDEQDESTFNRDLSSSNLSHDGLMLILNMAFVNKLKIYQLDIKAAYLNAKLDEDIYVVTPSIYRKKNTVLKLKKSLYGLKQSGHLWKYENIINGELKLVSDASHSNAEDYKSQYGYLIYWNNLIVGAKTGVTTISCISSTEAEIFSMVKGIVTIKNWLTGTRRINKKEKIIVKCDNKSAILLCSSYNVSKFRDKFHGIRAYRMRQEKEKLKFRFVFVESKNNESDVLTKFNPDKKNIEKFMELFDR, from the coding sequence ATGTCCCATCCCTACAattccaacaataataataattcagaTCAGGTTTCATCTGAACATGGCACTCACACTGGGGGGAATTCAGTTATGCTTTCTAAGGACGATGTACTCGACAAGTTCAATAATTTGATACTCTCTTTTGATAATAAGGGTATGGACAAGAGTAACTTCGTTCCTGGTATgaaaatgtttatatttagaaTGAAACGTGATGGTTTAGGGTGTTTGCTTGAAAATGATGCTGAATCCGTCCTTGGTCCAGAGACGTTAAAAATGGCAGgcgaattttttttgtattttaaaaaattttttccagAGGGATTTGATTCAAGCGATGGTTTGCAAATTCTGATTGATATTGACTCTGGTAATCATGACAAAACAAATGTATCAGAGATAAAGGACATTACTCGTGAATGGTCCAACTTGTATTATGATGGTAGTGTTAGCGCGGCAACTTATATCAACAATGTAAGAAATTTGATAGCCAAAACTAAGAAGCACCATTGTGAAATGAATGAATACGAGATGAAGAGAAGAATTATTGCTTCCATGAAGAAGGGTTATCACAAAGTTAAGGATATTATTTTGCTTCTAAACCGTGGTAAGTTAGACGTTGACTTTGAGGATATCTATGAAGTTATCTCAAACTTCTATGATgaagaggaaaaggaaattacAATGGCCTGCAGATTTGATAAGGATCCGTTTGCCAGACAAGTTTATCGTAATAAGGAAAATTATGATAACAAAAATGGTACCTACAATAAGGGATCCAATGAAGGTTCtgttaaaaatgttaatagCAATAAACCTGCTGTTTGCTATAATTGTCAACAAGAAGGACATATCAGACCCGATTGTCCTGAGttgaaagaaaaggaaaaagaaaaagaaaatgaagaaaaagttaaagaaGTTAAGTTAGTTAATGAGAGAGAAAACACTGCGCCGTCGAGTACGCTTAGGCTTAGATTGGTTaagaaagttttaaaaaccGATCAGtatgaaataaaagatgTTATGTATGATACTGGTGCAGAGACCACAATTGTTCCCAATGAATGGTTACATGATCCAAAGCAGAATTTTGAACACTTCTGTGAAGATTTCAAtggtaataaaattaatgtgCCATATGTTGGTgtattaatattgaaatCTAGAGGCAAAGAGTTCAAGTTGGAGGCATTGGGAACCGTTGATACCAAGCAAATGGTGATTGGTAGGtcaagtttaaaaaatgctGGATTGGTTGTTAATGAATTAGACAACTGTATCTATGATATTAATACCAAAGATGTGGTAGGTCAAGTTGTAGAGAAAGATGATTCGATTTATATCCCAGGATTGTATATTGTTTATCCTGAGAAATTGAATGTATTGAATGTAAGCAACAAGAAATTGATTGACTTATATCACATCCATGTGTTGTGTGGTCATATTAATGTGAAAGATTTACAAAGAAGTATAAAAATTGGTTCTATAGTTGGTGTCAAGTATGATGATATTAATTGGACTGGTATTGACGATTTCAAGTGCGATTCCTGTATGAAGGGCAAATCTACGTATAAGAAACATTATATTGGATCCAGAGCCAGTCATCAAGATCACTATGATGCTGGAGAATATTTCCATTCTGATTTGTTTGGTCCAGTACCAGACATTAATCCTAGATATCCTAACAGTTTTATTACATTTATTGACGAGAAGTCGAAGTTTAGATTTGTTTATCCACTTAGGTCCAAATCAGCTGAAGCTATTATGAACGTGTTACAAGAATTTATTCCTTATGTTGAGAAGAATTTAGGAAAGACTGTCAAGGTAATTCATTCTGATCAAGGGAATGAATATAGAAATGAAGATGTAAGAAGTTATCTTCAAGAATTTGGTATTCGTCAAATATTTACTACCAAAGGTGATTCTAAAGCTAATGGAGTAGCTGAGAGATTGAATTACACTTTGTTGAATGATGCAAGGACATTGATGTTGAATGATAACATACCAAGGTCATTGTGGTTTTTTGCGGTTAGTTATAGTTGTCATGTTAGAAATGGTATTATCGCAGCGTCCAATGCTCATGGATTGTCACCTCGACAATTATTGGGTGTAGACAAGTTAGATATTGCTAAGTTGTTACCATTTGGTACACATGTCATTTTACATTCAAAGGAAGATGATAAGCTAAGTGCTCGTGGTATTGATGGTTATATTTTATCACCATCCACCTCTTCGTATGGATACAAGGTCTGGGCTAAGAGCTTAAGAAGAGTCATTGATAGTTCAAGCTTTAAAATTGCATACGATTCATTTACCGATTACCAAAGCAGAGAAACTGCAATAGACGGGTTCATCGAAGATTTAGCAAACAATGATGAATCATTAGAGAATAATGAAGTTATTCCAGAGTTGGAAAGTGAAAATGATGACCAAATTGAGGAAGAGTTAAGTGAAAAAGAATATGTACCTATCATTAATGAAAgggataataatgatgaggTAACTGCAAATGAAACAATAAATCCAATTCCCACTGTCAATGATAGTgtagaaaaaattgatgatAGTCAATGTGACGAAAATTCTGAACCAGAAATTATCATTGATGTTGGAAATAATACAGAGAATGAGGAAAATGTGAATTCTGATAATAAGTTTGGCACTGATGTTGTAAGTGGTACAGAAGAAGAATCTAGTACGGATTCTGAAAGTGAATTTAGTGTTGAAGATGTGAATGATTCAGAGTATCAAGAAGATACAAATCCTGATAATGAAACTAGCGTTGATGACGCAAAAGATCCAGAATATGAGAATTCTGATTCTAACTCAGAAGGTATAGTCCTATCTGACAAATGGTCTGCCACTAAAAGAGATCGAGAAGATGATAGTGACATAAGTGATGATCAAATGGGGCATGATACCGATGAAGAATCAGCCAAAGTGAATATCAATACTTGGGAGATAAATGATGATGGTAAGATAAGAAAAATGACTGAGGAAGAGGTCATTAAGTACATTAGTGATCAcccaaataaatttaataagaGAAAGCGTGTTATGTTGAGACAAGTTGTTGCTATCCGTGCTGTTAAAAGTGTTAAAGTGACTCCAGATGTTAAACATTCAACTGGAGACACATTGTACTTGCACGAGATATATGGTCTCAccaataaagaaataaaaaataaatacattaGTGCGTATCgaaaagaattgaaaaaccTAGAAGACAGTGGCACCTATGATAAGAATGCTACGATAACTGTAGATGCTGTTGATAAAAAACAGATTGTACCATTACTAATTTTGTTCAATGTGAAACGTAGCGGTGAATATAAATGCCGGATTGTGGCAAGAGGTGATGAGCAAGACGAATCCACATTTAATAGGGATTTGAGTTCGTCCAATCTATCACATGATGGATTAATgttaattttgaatatgGCGTTTGTCAATAAGTTGAAGATATACCAACTAGATATCAAAGCAGCATACTTGAATGCTAAACTGGATGAAGATATCTATGTTGTCACACCAAGTATTTacagaaagaaaaatactGTTTTGAAACTGAAGAAAAGTTTATATGGCTTGAAACAAAGCGGTCATTTATGGAAATacgaaaatattatcaatgGTGAATTGAAATTAGTATCAGATGCTAGTCATAGCAATGCTGAAGACTATAAAAGTCAGTATGGTTACTTAATTTACTGGAACAACTTGATCGTTGGAGCCAAGACTGGAGTGACAACTATAAGTTGCATCAGTTCAACCGAAGCTGAAATATTTAGTATGGTCAAAGGTATTGTGACAATAAAGAATTGGTTGACAGGTACCAGAAGGAtaaacaagaaagaaaaaattattgtaaAATGTGATAACAAAAGTGCTATACTACTTTGTTCTAGTTATAATGTCTCAAAGTTTCGAGACAAGTTCCATGGAATAAGAGCGTATAGAATGagacaagaaaaagaaaaattaaaattccGATTTGTGTTTGTTGAATCAAAAAACAACGAGTCTGATGTTTTGACCAAGTTCAACCCcgataaaaagaatattgaAAAGTTTATGGAATTGTTTGATCGTTGA